The Cylindrospermopsis curvispora GIHE-G1 genome contains a region encoding:
- a CDS encoding ABC transporter permease — protein sequence MKYFFRKAHILLTVYYAYMLEYRSELLLWVLSGSLPIIIMGVWNKAAQGGNFGLSPLDFTRYFFAVFLFRQLTVVWVIYDFEREVVEGKLSNRLLQPLDPVFHHLAGHIGERFARMPFIFIIVGIFFAFYPQAFWIPSFTNFFWFTLAAVLSFALRFLIQYTLGMLAFWTERATSLENFWFLLFLFLSGMIAPLEVFPPAVKNFALWTPFPYLIHFPASILVGLPVDLPRGFLSILAWLCIFGVANRLLWRLGLKQYSGMGA from the coding sequence ATGAAGTATTTTTTCAGGAAGGCCCACATCCTCCTCACAGTGTATTACGCCTACATGTTAGAATATCGCTCAGAACTACTGTTATGGGTTTTATCTGGTTCCTTACCCATAATAATTATGGGTGTGTGGAATAAAGCAGCACAGGGGGGAAACTTTGGTTTAAGTCCACTTGACTTTACCCGCTATTTTTTTGCAGTATTTCTATTTAGACAACTGACGGTTGTTTGGGTAATTTATGATTTTGAAAGAGAAGTGGTCGAGGGGAAACTTTCCAATCGATTATTACAACCCTTAGACCCGGTATTTCATCATCTTGCTGGTCATATTGGTGAAAGATTTGCCAGAATGCCATTTATTTTTATAATTGTGGGAATATTCTTTGCCTTTTACCCCCAAGCTTTCTGGATACCCAGTTTTACTAACTTTTTTTGGTTTACCCTAGCTGCAGTCCTATCTTTTGCATTGAGGTTCTTGATTCAGTATACTCTAGGAATGTTAGCCTTTTGGACTGAAAGAGCTACATCCCTAGAAAACTTCTGGTTCTTATTATTTCTGTTTCTATCAGGTATGATTGCACCCTTAGAGGTTTTTCCCCCAGCGGTCAAGAACTTCGCTTTATGGACACCATTTCCCTACCTAATTCATTTTCCTGCAAGCATTTTAGTTGGTCTACCCGTAGATTTACCCAGGGGATTTTTATCCATCTTAGCTTGGTTGTGCATATTTGGGGTAGCCAATCGCCTACTATGGCGCTTAGGGTTAAAGCAGTATTCAGGTATGGGAGCTTAA
- a CDS encoding ABC transporter ATP-binding protein, with amino-acid sequence MSIIQAQNLSKSYSVAIKQPGFVGTINHFFNRQYRHIQAVKGVTFTIEPGEIVGFLGPNGAGKTTTLKMLTGLIHPSSGSLKVGGFSPFRRQEAFLQRITLVMGQKQQLLWDLPAIDSLKINAAVYNISDREFQQRVGELTEMLSLGGKLNQPVRKLSLGERMKAEILAALLHRPQVLFLDEPTLGLDINAQVNVRDFLRDYNHIYQSTILLTSHYMADITALCERVLVIHQGELMYDGRLEELIQKFAPYRQIYIELSQSLPIEKLTYYGEVEHLEGRRVSLLVQREGLTRTVAQILADLDVVDLTVTEPPVEEVIGRVFQSVLMSPTHR; translated from the coding sequence ATGTCGATTATCCAAGCTCAAAATCTTAGCAAATCATATTCAGTTGCCATTAAACAACCTGGTTTTGTTGGTACAATAAATCACTTCTTCAATCGTCAGTATCGTCACATTCAAGCTGTTAAGGGTGTAACCTTTACCATAGAACCTGGAGAAATAGTGGGGTTTTTAGGGCCCAATGGTGCGGGTAAAACCACGACCTTAAAAATGCTGACTGGTCTGATTCATCCTTCCAGCGGATCACTAAAAGTAGGGGGATTCAGTCCTTTTCGTCGTCAAGAAGCATTTTTGCAGAGAATTACCCTAGTTATGGGACAAAAGCAGCAATTATTATGGGATTTACCAGCCATAGATTCCCTAAAAATCAATGCTGCAGTATATAATATATCCGATAGAGAATTTCAGCAGCGAGTTGGTGAGCTGACAGAAATGCTTTCCCTGGGCGGCAAACTAAACCAACCAGTCAGGAAACTGTCTCTAGGCGAAAGAATGAAGGCAGAAATTTTAGCTGCTCTTTTACACCGTCCCCAGGTTCTATTTTTAGATGAGCCAACTCTGGGACTAGATATTAACGCCCAAGTTAACGTAAGAGATTTCTTAAGAGACTATAACCACATCTATCAATCTACCATATTGTTGACAAGTCACTACATGGCGGATATCACAGCCCTTTGTGAAAGAGTGTTAGTAATTCACCAGGGCGAACTCATGTATGATGGCAGACTGGAAGAATTAATACAGAAATTTGCCCCCTATCGTCAAATCTATATAGAATTGTCCCAGTCACTACCTATTGAAAAACTTACTTACTATGGAGAGGTAGAACATCTGGAAGGTAGAAGAGTTAGTTTACTGGTGCAAAGGGAAGGTCTAACCCGCACCGTAGCGCAAATATTAGCGGATTTAGACGTAGTAGATTTAACTGTCACCGAACCACCAGTAGAAGAAGTAATAGGTAGAGTTTTTCAGTCCGTTCTTATGTCACCAACCCACCGCTAA
- a CDS encoding LCP family protein has product MIKQVQWLESQLGIQQVTALEHEVQLQQFMSVETQTVSNPGLGAEVTAGGINSQRTVAELMGSVPYQLFDKLGLSMPRWLLWVLTFSISITLSGLFMSAVALWTPLWSNLEQAEDDGFTPSNRDHLKVSDGLWNKLSLYQLSRPMNILVMGVEPIKGTLDGSPESFAGSSDTMLLVRLNPSDKSIRVLSIPKGTMVSLPEDGLSKISEANAKGGPVLAARVISRTFSNAPIDRYIRISTSGLRELVDQLGGVDIFVPQSMTSQEQTGGTAINLVSGWQTLNGEQAELFARFRESSLGDIARVQRQQALIGGLVQRLNNPVVLPRLPQLTRMMRKYFDTNLKMEEMMALANFAVNVERDNFQMTMLPGTFSKFSKDPESYWLNLTGQQNLLKNYVGVDIYQVKSDSRSVSQLKIAIQNASSQPQVTAKVINLLKSKGFANIYTVPDWAENQRQTQIFVRRGTRQPGVELQTILGVGQIEVSAQGDLDADLTIRIGEDWK; this is encoded by the coding sequence GTGATCAAACAAGTTCAGTGGTTAGAAAGTCAACTTGGAATTCAACAGGTAACTGCTTTAGAGCATGAGGTGCAACTGCAGCAATTTATGTCAGTTGAAACTCAGACCGTATCAAATCCGGGATTGGGAGCGGAGGTAACAGCAGGGGGTATAAATAGTCAACGAACAGTCGCTGAATTAATGGGATCCGTTCCATATCAGCTTTTTGACAAATTAGGATTAAGTATGCCTCGTTGGCTATTGTGGGTATTAACCTTTTCTATAAGCATCACCTTATCAGGGCTATTCATGTCAGCAGTTGCTTTATGGACTCCCCTATGGAGTAACCTAGAGCAAGCAGAAGATGACGGGTTTACACCAAGTAATAGAGATCATTTAAAAGTATCGGATGGTTTATGGAATAAACTTTCCCTTTACCAACTGTCCAGACCCATGAATATCTTAGTAATGGGTGTTGAACCGATTAAAGGTACCCTAGATGGTTCACCAGAAAGTTTTGCCGGTAGTAGTGACACCATGTTACTAGTGCGGTTAAACCCTAGTGATAAATCCATACGGGTGCTTTCCATTCCTAAGGGGACAATGGTGTCCTTACCGGAAGATGGACTCAGCAAGATATCAGAAGCTAATGCCAAGGGTGGTCCGGTATTAGCTGCACGGGTAATCAGTCGCACTTTTAGTAATGCCCCTATAGATCGGTATATTCGTATTTCCACCAGTGGTTTACGAGAACTGGTGGATCAGTTGGGGGGAGTAGATATATTTGTACCCCAGTCTATGACCTCTCAGGAGCAAACTGGGGGAACAGCGATAAATTTGGTGAGTGGGTGGCAAACCCTAAACGGAGAACAGGCGGAATTATTTGCTCGTTTTCGGGAATCTAGTCTGGGAGATATAGCTAGGGTGCAAAGACAACAAGCTCTGATTGGTGGACTGGTTCAACGCTTAAATAATCCCGTGGTCCTACCTCGGTTACCCCAACTTACTCGTATGATGCGCAAGTATTTTGACACCAACTTGAAAATGGAAGAGATGATGGCCCTGGCCAATTTTGCTGTCAATGTGGAACGGGATAATTTTCAAATGACCATGCTTCCTGGTACCTTTAGTAAGTTCAGTAAAGATCCAGAAAGTTACTGGTTGAATCTCACTGGACAACAAAACCTGTTGAAAAATTATGTTGGGGTAGATATCTATCAAGTCAAGTCAGACTCTCGTTCAGTTTCTCAGCTAAAAATTGCCATTCAAAATGCCAGCAGTCAACCTCAAGTGACTGCAAAAGTTATCAACCTCCTCAAATCCAAGGGTTTTGCTAATATTTACACCGTTCCCGATTGGGCTGAAAACCAGCGCCAAACTCAGATCTTTGTTCGCAGGGGAACTCGACAACCGGGAGTAGAGCTACAGACAATATTGGGTGTGGGTCAAATTGAAGTTTCCGCTCAAGGAGATTTAGATGCAGATCTCACCATTCGCATTGGTGAAGATTGGAAATAG
- a CDS encoding Tex family protein: protein MLNIPQLVALELGLKINQVQNALDLLAEGATIPFIARYRKELTQEMTEVQLRDLSDRYTYLTELEERKRAVLSAISDQGKLTDQLEEKISSCLQKTELEDLYLPYKPKRRTRATIAREKGLEPLAAFIKSLNVKNGPSISLDSIAGKYVDQEKGVNTNEEALKGASDILAEEIAEKAHLRAYIREYVLETGVIISRIKEEYGEGTTKFEMYRNYQVKVKNIAPHNMLALSRGEGEKLLVFDIDFDQDFLLSYLESQEIHTRTQSIRQFYQAMLKDAFNRLMKTSLINEVISEKKTYSDIESIKTFEANLRELLLSAPAGMKPTLAIDPGFRTGCKTAILDPTGKFLEYQAIFPHQGGEQRQKAVQMVKKLIEKYQIQLIAIGNGTASRETDEFITEVLRDCDSKPIKVIVNESGASIYSASEVAREEFPDLDITVRGAISIGRRLQDPLAELVKIDPKSIGVGQYQHDVDQKLLKKKLHETVESCVNYVGVDLNTASKELLTFVSGITPTVANNIITYRNQHGAFKNRQQLLKVPKLGPKAFEQSAGFLKIRNGENPLDNTAVHPESYPLVEKIAGDLQVPLNQVTQIAEQLKKTGIKKYLTDAIGEPTLRDILRELEKPGRDPRAEFKYATFREGIKEIRDLTVGMELEGIITNVANFGAFVDIGVHQDGLVHISQLADRFVEDPKTIVKVGQLVRVRVLEVNEKLKRISLSMRKAN from the coding sequence ATGTTGAATATTCCCCAATTAGTCGCTCTTGAATTAGGACTTAAAATTAACCAGGTACAAAACGCCTTAGATCTCTTAGCTGAAGGTGCAACCATTCCCTTTATTGCACGTTACCGTAAGGAACTTACCCAAGAAATGACGGAAGTACAACTACGAGATTTATCCGATAGATATACATACCTAACAGAACTAGAAGAGAGAAAGCGGGCAGTTTTAAGCGCCATATCAGACCAAGGTAAACTCACGGACCAACTGGAAGAGAAAATCAGCTCCTGTTTACAGAAAACGGAATTAGAGGATTTATACTTACCCTACAAACCCAAACGTCGCACTCGTGCTACCATTGCCCGAGAAAAAGGTCTGGAACCCTTAGCAGCATTCATTAAATCATTAAATGTGAAAAATGGTCCATCCATTTCCCTGGATTCCATAGCAGGTAAATATGTTGATCAGGAAAAAGGCGTGAATACCAATGAAGAGGCGTTAAAAGGCGCTAGTGACATTTTAGCGGAAGAAATAGCTGAGAAGGCTCATCTAAGAGCCTATATCAGGGAATATGTGTTGGAAACGGGTGTGATTATTTCCCGAATCAAAGAGGAATATGGGGAAGGAACAACTAAATTTGAAATGTACCGTAACTATCAGGTCAAAGTCAAAAATATTGCTCCCCATAATATGTTAGCTTTAAGTAGGGGAGAAGGGGAAAAACTCTTAGTCTTTGACATTGATTTTGACCAGGATTTTCTACTTTCTTATTTGGAATCTCAGGAAATTCACACCCGGACACAAAGTATCAGACAGTTCTACCAAGCTATGTTAAAGGATGCTTTTAACCGCTTGATGAAAACCTCATTAATTAATGAAGTAATTAGTGAAAAGAAAACCTATTCTGATATTGAATCCATTAAAACCTTTGAAGCAAATCTGAGAGAGTTATTATTATCTGCACCCGCAGGAATGAAACCCACCTTAGCCATAGATCCAGGGTTCAGAACGGGTTGTAAGACAGCGATTTTAGATCCAACGGGTAAATTCTTAGAATATCAAGCTATTTTTCCCCACCAGGGAGGGGAACAGAGGCAAAAAGCGGTTCAGATGGTAAAAAAGCTCATAGAGAAATATCAGATTCAACTGATAGCAATTGGTAATGGCACAGCATCTCGGGAAACGGATGAATTTATCACCGAGGTTTTAAGAGATTGTGATTCCAAACCAATTAAGGTTATAGTCAATGAATCCGGTGCATCCATATATTCAGCTAGTGAAGTAGCTAGAGAGGAATTTCCTGATTTAGATATAACTGTCAGAGGTGCAATTAGTATTGGGAGAAGATTGCAAGATCCCCTGGCTGAATTGGTAAAAATTGACCCCAAATCCATTGGGGTGGGACAATATCAGCATGATGTGGATCAAAAACTCCTGAAGAAAAAACTACATGAAACTGTTGAAAGTTGTGTCAATTATGTGGGGGTAGACTTGAATACTGCTTCTAAAGAACTGTTGACATTTGTTTCCGGAATTACCCCTACAGTTGCCAATAATATTATCACCTATCGTAATCAACATGGGGCATTTAAAAATCGTCAACAACTGTTGAAAGTGCCAAAACTCGGTCCGAAAGCATTTGAACAGTCAGCAGGGTTTTTAAAAATTAGAAATGGGGAAAATCCCCTGGATAATACCGCAGTTCATCCGGAAAGTTATCCCCTGGTAGAAAAGATAGCAGGGGATTTACAGGTACCATTAAATCAAGTTACCCAAATAGCAGAACAGCTGAAAAAAACTGGCATCAAAAAATACCTGACTGATGCCATCGGAGAGCCTACTTTGCGAGATATTCTCAGGGAACTGGAAAAACCAGGAAGAGACCCTCGTGCGGAATTTAAATATGCCACCTTCCGGGAGGGAATTAAGGAAATTAGGGACTTAACCGTGGGTATGGAATTGGAAGGAATTATTACTAATGTGGCTAATTTTGGTGCATTTGTTGATATTGGAGTTCATCAGGATGGATTGGTTCACATATCCCAATTAGCGGATAGATTTGTGGAGGATCCCAAAACCATAGTTAAGGTGGGACAGTTGGTAAGGGTGAGGGTGCTGGAGGTGAATGAAAAGTTAAAACGTATTAGTTTATCTATGAGAAAGGCTAATTAA
- a CDS encoding DUF2949 domain-containing protein, which produces MVQSRYTRLINFLQEDLAISAASLAVALRHPEQDTGSLTMILWQYGLITLDQLEQIYDWLETI; this is translated from the coding sequence ATGGTACAATCGAGATACACCCGTCTGATCAATTTCCTGCAGGAGGATTTAGCGATTTCAGCAGCTTCCCTAGCTGTCGCTTTGCGTCATCCTGAACAAGATACTGGATCCCTAACCATGATCCTGTGGCAATATGGACTAATAACTCTAGATCAATTAGAGCAAATCTATGACTGGTTAGAAACTATCTAA
- a CDS encoding TldD/PmbA family protein, giving the protein MGPANFSHDTQAEQLLELALKSGAEAAEVYQSRSLSRPVFFEANRLKQLETSQSEGAALRLWKNGRPGLTVAYGPLDPPGMVERALALSQLNEPESVELGTHSPQSYLDIGISVSVEQLINWGKTAIAQVRDIYPDVVCNGDWECDVESIRLINSQGLNCDYSDTTLSCYMSAEWVRGDDFLSVADGQTQRGQLDPLKVAHQILQRLTWAEQNVPTPTRRSPILFTSKAADMLWGTVQAALNAKQVWEGASPWSDRLGQSIMTPNLTIYQDPQAGPYSCPFDDEGTPTRSLIFVDQGVLRNFYSDRTTGGLLSMGTTGNGFRPGLGSYPAPGMFNFLIQPGGESLLELIKSMDTGLIVDQMLGGSGGISGDFAINVDLGYVVEKGEVIGRVKDTMVAGNVYTALKQVVKIGSDADWNGSCYTPSLVVEGLSIIGKNGINTTY; this is encoded by the coding sequence ATGGGTCCTGCAAACTTTTCCCACGATACACAAGCTGAACAGCTGCTGGAACTAGCCTTAAAATCCGGGGCCGAGGCCGCAGAAGTATATCAGTCCCGTTCACTTTCTCGTCCCGTGTTTTTTGAGGCTAATCGTCTTAAACAATTAGAAACTAGTCAATCCGAAGGTGCTGCACTCCGACTGTGGAAAAATGGGCGTCCAGGACTTACTGTGGCCTACGGTCCTTTAGACCCCCCAGGGATGGTAGAACGGGCCCTGGCCCTGAGTCAACTAAATGAACCAGAATCAGTAGAACTGGGAACCCATTCTCCCCAATCTTACCTTGATATAGGTATTTCCGTATCCGTAGAACAACTGATAAATTGGGGCAAAACTGCGATCGCTCAGGTACGTGATATCTATCCCGATGTTGTCTGTAATGGTGACTGGGAATGCGATGTGGAAAGTATTAGGTTAATTAATAGTCAGGGTCTAAACTGTGATTACAGTGACACTACTCTCAGTTGCTATATGTCCGCCGAATGGGTTAGAGGTGATGATTTTTTAAGCGTTGCTGATGGACAAACTCAACGCGGTCAACTTGACCCCCTAAAAGTGGCACATCAAATCCTTCAGCGATTAACCTGGGCTGAACAAAATGTTCCCACCCCCACCCGGCGATCGCCTATTTTGTTTACCTCTAAAGCTGCTGATATGCTTTGGGGAACTGTACAGGCTGCCCTAAATGCTAAACAAGTGTGGGAAGGAGCTTCTCCCTGGTCTGATAGATTGGGCCAGTCAATTATGACACCTAATCTTACTATATATCAGGATCCTCAAGCAGGTCCCTATAGCTGTCCTTTTGATGATGAAGGCACCCCTACCCGATCTTTGATATTTGTTGATCAGGGGGTTTTACGCAACTTCTACAGCGATCGCACTACTGGTGGTCTCCTAAGTATGGGAACTACGGGTAATGGCTTTCGTCCAGGTCTAGGTAGCTACCCCGCTCCTGGTATGTTTAATTTTCTCATCCAACCCGGTGGAGAATCCCTGCTGGAGTTAATTAAATCTATGGATACGGGTTTAATTGTGGATCAAATGCTGGGTGGGAGCGGGGGAATTTCTGGAGATTTTGCTATTAATGTTGATTTGGGATATGTAGTGGAAAAAGGAGAAGTTATAGGTCGAGTTAAGGATACTATGGTTGCTGGTAATGTTTATACCGCACTCAAGCAGGTAGTTAAGATCGGTAGTGATGCTGATTGGAATGGTTCTTGTTATACTCCTTCTCTTGTAGTAGAAGGCCTTTCCATTATCGGTAAAAATGGAATAAATACAACCTATTAA
- a CDS encoding chloride channel protein, protein MLIVDQLAQQFRQIWRPRKGLAIAEASIIGIVAALSAVLLKQGSGWLGTWRIHSTHILPAWVALPLIGMGFGFFAGWLIQRFAPEAAGSGIPQVKASLGNVPIRLSWQVAGIKLISTIFALGSGLILGRQGPTIQVGAGLAAGMSRLVPTSPEHRRQMIAAGAGAGLSAAFNAPITGVLFIIEELLKDLSELTLGTAIIACFIGGVISRLLGGGTLQLNRELINYSAQFYLPEIPVFLLLGVIIGLFSAVFRHGLRLSLKIYQRLHITLPLRVALAGLISGLIVALLPEYYRDNAGLRAYMIASEPNLSLATITFISQFILTLIGFASGAPGGLFAPSLILGSCLGHIIGVFEVQFLGFGSLNTYALAGMGGFFSAVSKVPITAIVIVFELTTDFNLVLPLMIVAVTAYLVADYFVPGSLYDELLKLNGITIEKNSPIEGVLTKLKAEDVMQKRVETLDAHMSIKEVIQAFSRSHHRGFPVVDQGQLVGIITQSDIKNIYPFQHTTLREIMTPGPVTVQPDQRLSEVLYLLDRHQISRLPVVEKQKILGIITRGDIIRAEADSINCKNISSGPQPEPSYLVYQTRSPSTGRGRLLVTLSNPDTAETLLEMAARIAQERHYELECLQIILVSRHSSPSETKVKTTKSRRILRHAESLAKTWQIPIHTQIRVAHDVAQAILETIKERHIDLIFMGWKGNTSTPGRIFGTVVDTIIRQATCDVVLVKLSSLHSKSYLANFHRWLVPMAGGPNAPVAIKLLPALVSLVENPEIRLTQVVKPWEKEPDMHVLEESTRQLIRNRNIHGQVIAASLQGESVSQAVIELVNTEGFDVVVLGASREGLLQQAIHGNIPETIASGVNSTVILVRGEI, encoded by the coding sequence ATGTTGATTGTTGATCAACTCGCTCAACAGTTTCGTCAAATCTGGCGACCCAGAAAGGGTTTGGCGATCGCGGAGGCTTCTATTATTGGTATTGTAGCTGCTTTATCAGCTGTTTTACTCAAACAGGGTTCGGGATGGTTAGGAACATGGCGTATTCACAGCACCCATATTTTACCAGCTTGGGTAGCATTACCGTTGATTGGCATGGGGTTCGGGTTTTTTGCTGGTTGGTTAATCCAACGATTTGCTCCGGAAGCTGCTGGTAGTGGTATACCCCAAGTGAAAGCCAGTTTAGGTAATGTTCCCATCAGGTTATCTTGGCAAGTGGCGGGGATAAAGTTAATCAGTACTATTTTTGCCTTGGGATCAGGTTTAATCTTGGGGAGACAGGGACCGACTATACAGGTTGGTGCGGGTTTAGCTGCGGGGATGAGCCGTCTAGTTCCCACATCTCCTGAACATCGTCGCCAAATGATTGCTGCAGGTGCGGGTGCGGGGTTATCTGCTGCTTTTAATGCTCCCATTACTGGAGTATTATTTATTATTGAGGAACTACTGAAAGACCTGTCGGAATTAACTCTGGGAACTGCTATTATTGCCTGTTTTATTGGGGGGGTAATTTCTAGATTGCTAGGTGGTGGTACTTTACAACTGAATCGAGAACTGATTAACTATTCTGCTCAGTTTTATCTCCCAGAAATCCCCGTTTTCCTGCTTTTAGGGGTAATTATTGGCCTATTCAGTGCTGTGTTTCGTCATGGGCTAAGACTGAGTCTGAAAATTTATCAAAGACTGCATATTACCTTACCTTTACGAGTAGCTCTAGCAGGTCTAATTTCTGGTTTGATTGTGGCTTTGCTACCAGAATACTATAGAGATAATGCTGGTTTGCGAGCATACATGATTGCCAGTGAGCCTAATCTGTCATTAGCTACTATTACCTTTATTAGTCAATTTATTCTCACCCTAATTGGCTTTGCTTCGGGTGCACCAGGGGGATTATTTGCCCCCAGCTTGATTTTGGGTTCTTGTTTGGGTCATATTATCGGCGTTTTTGAGGTGCAATTTTTGGGTTTTGGTTCCCTTAATACCTATGCTTTAGCAGGAATGGGTGGGTTCTTTAGTGCAGTATCTAAAGTTCCTATTACTGCTATTGTCATTGTTTTTGAACTAACTACGGACTTTAATTTAGTATTACCTTTAATGATTGTTGCTGTAACAGCTTATTTGGTTGCAGATTACTTTGTACCAGGTTCACTCTATGATGAATTACTGAAACTGAATGGGATTACCATTGAAAAAAACAGTCCCATTGAAGGTGTTTTAACTAAATTAAAAGCTGAAGATGTAATGCAAAAACGAGTAGAAACCTTGGATGCCCACATGTCCATAAAAGAGGTTATTCAAGCTTTTTCTCGTTCTCATCATCGAGGGTTTCCAGTGGTAGATCAGGGTCAATTAGTGGGAATTATCACCCAGTCAGATATTAAAAACATTTACCCGTTTCAGCATACTACTTTACGGGAAATTATGACACCGGGACCTGTGACCGTGCAACCAGACCAACGCCTAAGCGAAGTTTTATACCTACTAGACCGTCACCAAATTAGTCGCTTACCGGTGGTAGAAAAACAAAAAATTCTTGGTATTATTACTCGTGGCGATATTATTAGAGCAGAAGCAGATAGCATTAACTGTAAAAATATCTCCTCTGGACCTCAGCCAGAACCATCATATCTGGTATATCAAACGCGATCGCCTAGCACTGGAAGAGGTAGACTATTAGTTACCCTATCTAATCCAGACACAGCGGAAACTCTATTAGAAATGGCTGCCAGGATTGCTCAAGAACGCCATTATGAATTAGAATGCTTACAGATTATTTTAGTGTCTCGTCATAGTTCTCCTTCTGAAACCAAGGTCAAAACGACAAAAAGCAGAAGGATACTTAGACACGCCGAATCCTTAGCCAAAACATGGCAAATTCCCATCCACACCCAAATACGGGTTGCTCATGATGTGGCCCAGGCCATTCTAGAAACCATTAAGGAACGACATATAGATTTAATTTTTATGGGTTGGAAAGGAAACACCTCCACACCAGGAAGAATTTTTGGTACTGTGGTAGATACGATTATTCGTCAAGCCACCTGTGATGTCGTTTTGGTCAAATTAAGTAGCTTACATAGTAAATCATACCTTGCTAATTTTCATCGATGGTTAGTACCCATGGCTGGAGGACCAAATGCACCCGTAGCTATTAAATTATTACCAGCTTTAGTAAGCTTAGTAGAAAATCCAGAAATTCGCCTTACCCAGGTGGTCAAACCCTGGGAAAAGGAACCGGATATGCACGTTTTAGAGGAGTCTACTCGCCAACTAATTCGTAACCGAAACATTCATGGTCAAGTAATTGCTGCGTCTTTACAAGGTGAGTCGGTTAGTCAAGCAGTGATTGAACTAGTTAACACAGAAGGTTTCGATGTGGTGGTTTTAGGTGCTTCCCGGGAGGGACTATTACAACAGGCAATCCACGGTAATATTCCTGAAACTATTGCCTCGGGTGTTAATAGTACGGTCATACTAGTCAGAGGGGAAATTTAG
- a CDS encoding mannose-1-phosphate guanylyltransferase, with protein MTSSMIPVILAGGKGERFWPLSRKDKPKQFLNLDGSSQSLLQSTAKRLLNVSGGWDNLWVITSSQICQGVEQQLPNLLPSNLLVELEGRDTAAAIAWASLEIQKRHGDDTVIGFFPADHWIADQEAFENTLSAATQLATSTEAIVTLGIKPSFPSTAYGYIEQGEKVGKFNDLPVYHVNRFTEKPNREIAEHFLSTGRFSWNSGMFVFRAGVILQELHTHTPEIVIPLAEHGPEIYPSLPKQSIDYALMEKTNLAYVLPVEFGWDDLGDWNAIERLLKTQDSENVELATHVGLHTQGTIIYASDPNDLVVTIGLENLVIVRDRNVTLIVDKDRTQEIKQVLKKLQSDPRFTDLL; from the coding sequence ATGACTAGTTCCATGATCCCTGTTATTTTGGCTGGTGGTAAGGGCGAACGTTTTTGGCCCCTAAGTCGCAAAGACAAACCTAAACAGTTCTTAAATCTGGATGGCAGTTCCCAAAGTTTACTGCAATCCACAGCCAAGCGACTGCTAAATGTCTCTGGAGGTTGGGATAATCTGTGGGTAATCACTTCCAGCCAAATATGTCAGGGTGTAGAACAGCAATTGCCCAACCTGTTACCCTCAAACCTGTTAGTTGAATTAGAGGGTAGGGATACAGCAGCTGCGATCGCCTGGGCAAGTTTGGAAATCCAGAAGCGTCATGGGGATGACACTGTGATTGGATTTTTCCCTGCTGATCACTGGATTGCTGACCAAGAGGCGTTTGAAAACACTCTCAGTGCTGCTACCCAATTAGCAACCAGCACAGAGGCGATCGTCACTTTGGGGATTAAGCCTAGTTTTCCATCCACTGCTTATGGCTATATTGAACAGGGTGAAAAGGTTGGTAAATTTAATGATCTACCAGTCTATCACGTTAACCGGTTTACTGAAAAGCCCAACCGAGAAATAGCTGAACATTTTTTATCTACAGGACGTTTTAGCTGGAATAGTGGCATGTTTGTATTTCGCGCTGGAGTCATACTACAAGAATTACACACCCATACTCCAGAAATTGTCATCCCTTTAGCAGAACATGGACCTGAGATTTATCCTTCGTTGCCTAAGCAAAGCATAGATTATGCCCTCATGGAAAAGACTAATTTGGCTTATGTCTTACCGGTGGAATTTGGTTGGGATGATTTGGGGGACTGGAATGCCATTGAACGTCTACTCAAAACTCAGGACAGTGAAAATGTAGAATTAGCTACCCATGTCGGTCTCCATACTCAAGGAACTATTATTTATGCTTCCGATCCCAACGATTTAGTTGTCACTATCGGTTTAGAAAATTTGGTGATTGTGCGCGATCGCAATGTTACTCTAATAGTTGACAAGGATCGAACTCAGGAAATTAAGCAGGTGTTAAAGAAACTACAGAGTGATCCCCGATTTACGGATCTCTTGTAG